A section of the Triticum dicoccoides isolate Atlit2015 ecotype Zavitan chromosome 7A, WEW_v2.0, whole genome shotgun sequence genome encodes:
- the LOC119331034 gene encoding laccase-4-like yields MAMAISSGLPAPCSLLMATLLLLIVQAQSVTRHYNFNVQMANVTRLCGTKSIVTVNGEYPGPTLLAREGDRVVVRVTNRVAHNVTLHWHGVRQLRSGWADGPAYVTQCPIQTGRSYVYDFTVTGQRGTLWWHAHISWLRATVYGAIIILPKHGVPYPFVAPHKEVPVVFGEWWKADTEAVVRQALRTGGAPNISDAFTIDGLPGPLYNCSAKDTFKLKVEPGKTYMLRLINAALNDELFFSVANHRLTVVEVDAVYVKPFTVKTLIISPGQTTNVLLTAKPFHPKANFYMSAAPYSTIRPGTFDNSTVAGILEYQKPGSPSVPSFDKDLPLFKPALPRFNDTDFVTNFTSKLRSLATPQYPAAVPRSVDKRFFFTVGLGTLPCPANTTCQGPTNKTQFAAAMNNVSLVLPSTALLQSHFTGVSRGVYGSNFPVTPLLKFNYTGAPPNNTNVAKGTKLLVLPFNASVELVMQDTSILGFESHPLHLHGFNFFVVGQGFGNYDAVNDPAKFNLVDPVERNTVGVPAGGWVAIRFLADNPGVWFMHCHLEVHTTWGLRMAWLVLDGSLPNQKLLPPPADLPKC; encoded by the exons ATGGCCATGGCTATCTCCTCCGGCCTTCCGGCTCCGTGCTCCCTCCTCATGGCGACCCTGCTGCTGCTCATCGTCCAAGCCCAGAGCGTCACCAGACACTACAATTTCAAT GTGCAAATGGCGAATGTGACGAGGCTGTGCGGGACCAAGAGCATCGTGACGGTGAACGGGGAGTACCCCGGCCCGACGCTGCTGGCGAGGGAAGGCGACCGCGTCGTCGTCCGCGTCACCAACCG cgtcgcgcacAACGTCACGCTGCACTGGCACGGCGTCCGGCAGCTGCGGAGCGGCTGGGCCGACGGGCCGGCGTACGTCACGCAGTGCCCCATCCAGACGGGTCGGAGCTACGTCTACGACTTCACCGTCACCGGGCAGCGTGGCACGCTGTGGTGGCACGCGCACATCTCCTGGCTGCGCGCCACCGTCTACGGCGCCATCATCATCCTCCCCAAGCACGGCGTGCCTTACCCGTTCGTCGCGCCGCACAAGGAGGTCCCGGTCGTCTTCGGCGAGTGGTGGAAGGCTGACACGGAAGCGGTGGTCAGGCAGGCGCTTCGGACGGGCGGAGCACCGAATATCTCCGACGCTTTCACGATCGACGGACTACCTGGGCCGCTCTACAACTGCTCCGCCAAAG ACACTTTCAAACTGAAGGTGGAACCCGGGAAAACGTACATGCTGCGCCTCATCAACGCGGCGCTCAACGATGAACTCTTCTTCTCCGTCGCCAATCACAGGCTCACCGTCGTCGAGGTCGACGCCGTCTACGTCAAGCCTTTCACCGTCAAGACCCTGATCATCTCTCCAGGCCAGACCACCAACGTACTCCTCACCGCCAAGCCGTTCCACCCCAAGGCCAACTTCTACATGTCCGCCGCGCCCTACTCCACCATCAGGCCCGGCACCTTTGACAACTCCACCGTCGCCGGCATCCTCGAGTACCAAAAGCCCGGCTCACCCTCCGTGCCAAGCTTTGATAAGGACTTGCCGCTGTtcaagccggccctcccgcggttcAACGACACCGACTTCGTCACCAACTTCACCTCCAAGCTCCGCAGCCTCGCCACGCCTCAGTACCCGGCGGCCGTGCCACGGTCGGTGGACAAGCGGTTCTTCTTCACGGTCGGGCTGGGCACGCTCCCGTGCCCCGCGAACACAACGTGCCAGGGGCCCACCAACAAGACACAGTTCGCGGCGGCCATGAACAACGTCTCCCTGGTGCTCCCTTCCACGGCGCTCCTCCAGTCGCACTTCACCGGCGTGTCCCGGGGAGTCTACGGGTCCAACTTCCCGGTCACGCCCCTCTTGAAATTCAACTACACGGGGGCGCCGCCGAACAACACGAACGTGGCCAAGGGGACGAAACTCCTCGTGCTGCCATTCAACGCGTCGGTGGAGCTGGTGATGCAGGACACGAGCATCCTCGGCTTCGAGAGCCACCCCCTGCACCTGCACGGCTTCAACTTCTTTGTGGTCGGGCAAGGGTTTGGCAACTACGACGCCGTGAACGACCCTGCCAAGTTCAACCTCGTCGACCCGGTAGAGCGGAACACCGTTGGGGTGCCGGCCGGCGGGTGGGTGGCCATTCGCTTCCTCGCCGATAACCCAG GTGTATGGTTCATGCATTGCCATCTGGAGGTGCACACGACGTGGGGACTGAGAATGGCATGGCTGGTCCTAGACGGGAGCCTTCCGAACCAGAAGTTGCTCCCCCCGCCGGCCGATCTCCCAAAATGCTAG